The Calditrichota bacterium genomic interval CTGAAATTATCCGATTTTGCGAGACTATTGGCTTGGACTATATGGGTGCAATCATCTGGCAAAAGGTAACTACCACCAATACCACAGGTGGCGCTGCCGTGATGGGTTCGTTTCCCTATCCCCGCAATGGCATCGTTAAGATCGATTATGAATTCATCTTACTCTTCAAGAAGTTGGGAAAACTTCCAAAAGTAACACGTGAGCAAAAGGAAGCGTCGCGTTTGACGACGGAGGAGTGGAATCGCTATTTCGCGGGCCATTGGGATTTTCCCGGTGAGAAGCAGGCCAATCATATGGCGGCGTTTCCGTTGGAATTGCCATACAGGTTGATCAGGATGTTTTCATTTGTTGGTGAAACAGTGCTCGATCCTTTTCTTGGAAGCGGAACAACGACGCTGGCTGCGATGAAGGCTGATCGCAACAGTATTGGCTACGAGATAAGCGGCGATTACATCGAACGTGTCCGGCTGCGGCTGGAGGCCGAGGCGGGAGGTCTGTTGGAACTTTTGTCAGACCTGACTGTTCGAGTGGTCAAACCGTCAGATAGAAAAGTGGCATCAAATGTCGCTGAACTACCATATCGATTTACGGATGAGGTGGGATTAAGGCGAATAATCGATCCCAGGCGAAAGAC includes:
- a CDS encoding site-specific DNA-methyltransferase: MSEVADESVHLIITSPPYWQLKDYGTTPDEGQIGFHDSYEDYVNNLNHVWMECNRALQPGCRLCINVGDQFARSVYYGRYKVIPIRTEIIRFCETIGLDYMGAIIWQKVTTTNTTGGAAVMGSFPYPRNGIVKIDYEFILLFKKLGKLPKVTREQKEASRLTTEEWNRYFAGHWDFPGEKQANHMAAFPLELPYRLIRMFSFVGETVLDPFLGSGTTTLAAMKADRNSIGYEISGDYIERVRLRLEAEAGGLLELLSDLTVRVVKPSDRKVASNVAELPYRFTDEVGLRRIIDPRRKTYGSRIAER